One part of the [Synechococcus] sp. NIES-970 genome encodes these proteins:
- a CDS encoding nitroreductase family protein codes for MEKLAHTQYPIHPLLRQRFSTLAFAGDRPVETDKIGSLLEAARWASSCFNEQPWRFLIATKADPVAYGKMLDCLVETNQAWAKNAYILMISVGKSNFTRNDNPNPYGMYDVGQALGNLTIQAESMGLRVRQMGGFDKEKARTVYQIPIGFEPAAAVAIGYPGDPTTLPEALREREEGPRSRKPLTEITFTQTWGHSYF; via the coding sequence ATGGAAAAACTCGCTCACACCCAATATCCAATTCATCCTCTCCTCCGTCAACGGTTTAGCACCCTGGCCTTCGCTGGCGATCGCCCCGTGGAAACAGACAAAATCGGCAGCCTTTTAGAAGCCGCTCGTTGGGCTTCTTCTTGCTTTAATGAACAGCCTTGGCGATTCTTGATTGCTACAAAAGCTGACCCTGTTGCCTATGGCAAAATGTTAGACTGCCTCGTGGAAACAAACCAAGCTTGGGCGAAAAATGCCTATATTTTGATGATTTCTGTGGGCAAATCGAACTTTACCCGCAATGATAACCCGAATCCCTACGGAATGTATGATGTGGGCCAAGCCTTGGGTAATTTGACGATTCAAGCAGAATCCATGGGTCTGCGAGTCCGTCAAATGGGTGGTTTTGATAAAGAAAAAGCCCGCACGGTTTACCAAATCCCCATAGGCTTTGAGCCCGCTGCAGCGGTGGCAATTGGTTATCCCGGCGATCCTACGACCCTCCCAGAGGCTCTCCGAGAACGGGAAGAAGGTCCCCGCAGCCGTAAGCCTCTAACAGAAATTACCTTTACCCAAACCTGGGGGCATTCCTATTTTTAG
- a CDS encoding hypothetical protein (conserved hypothetical membrane protein) has translation MTLQTKPYQPLLLRVLHGLVACLVLLALGTGFWVYDLYDGRWGALGLPEVGDMQGFHGTIAITFFLLFPLFALYSFRLGDRRLLQPNSLGQLAMVGKPAGWVALHRLANTAMLLAATFAVVTGRMMKEEWLPAGEIDHKAYVMHLVAWVVMLGAVALHLLLGVKVGGVPLLTSMVSVVWREGDRPQQWLKSFKKKQNTGVLQVLEIFVAGGILFALVVPLFA, from the coding sequence ATGACGCTGCAGACAAAACCCTACCAACCTCTTTTATTGCGCGTTCTACACGGTTTAGTCGCCTGTCTGGTGCTTTTGGCATTGGGTACAGGTTTTTGGGTCTATGATCTCTATGATGGGCGTTGGGGTGCTCTGGGCTTGCCTGAAGTGGGCGATATGCAAGGGTTCCATGGCACGATTGCCATCACATTCTTTCTTCTGTTTCCTTTATTTGCCTTGTATAGTTTTCGCTTGGGCGATCGCCGTTTGTTGCAACCCAACTCCCTGGGTCAATTGGCCATGGTGGGGAAACCGGCGGGGTGGGTCGCGCTCCATCGTTTAGCCAATACAGCGATGCTTTTGGCAGCAACTTTCGCGGTGGTCACCGGCCGAATGATGAAGGAAGAATGGCTCCCAGCGGGGGAAATTGACCACAAAGCCTATGTGATGCACCTTGTGGCTTGGGTCGTTATGCTTGGGGCCGTTGCTTTACATCTATTGTTGGGGGTAAAGGTTGGCGGTGTTCCCCTTTTAACTTCCATGGTGAGTGTGGTTTGGCGGGAAGGCGATCGCCCCCAACAATGGCTCAAGAGCTTCAAGAAAAAACAGAACACCGGAGTATTGCAAGTCTTAGAAATTTTCGTTGCTGGGGGAATTCTCTTCGCTCTGGTGGTGCCTTTATTTGCCTGA